In Chaetodon trifascialis isolate fChaTrf1 chromosome 23, fChaTrf1.hap1, whole genome shotgun sequence, the following proteins share a genomic window:
- the pnp5a gene encoding purine nucleoside phosphorylase 5a: protein MFPEVNKGYSYEECKATADWLLAQTDVRPTVGIVCGSGLGGLADMLKDQVAFNYKDIPNFPQSTVHGHAGRLVFGTLKGRPCVCMQGRFHLYEGYPIQKITLPIRIFKLLGVETVMLTNAAGGLNQDFKVGDVMIIKDHLNMPGFAGNNPLAGPNDERFGVRFPCMSDAYDRELQQLAMDVGQELGYQDFLKEGVYCVLGGPSFETIAECRMLHKLGADAVGMSTAHEVIIARHCGMRVFALSLITNQAVMDYDSQEKANHEEVLQTGKQRAEQLERLVSTMVTRIEHNNNYA, encoded by the exons CTACAGCTACGAGGAGTGCAAGGCCACTGCCGATTGGCTGCTGGCCCAGACCGACGTCCGACCCACAGTGGGCATCGTGTGCGGCTCCGGGCTCGGAGGTCTCGCTGACATGTTAAAGGACCAGGTAGCCTTCAACTACAAGGACATCCCCAACTTCCCACAGAGCACCG tgcacGGACACGCAGGTCGGCTGGTCTTCGGCACCCTGAAGGGGAGGccgtgtgtttgcatgcagggGCGTTTCCACTTGTATGAGGGCTACCCAATCCAGAAG ATCACGTTGCCCATTCGCATCTTCAAGCTGCTCGGCGTGGAGACGGTGATGCTGACCAACGCAGCCGGAGGCCTCAATCAGGACTTCAAAGTGGGAGACGTCATGATCATCAAAGACCACCTCAACATGCCGGGCTTCGCTGGCAACAATCCGCTGGCTGGACCCAACGATGAGAG GTTCGGTGTGCGCTTCCCCTGCATGTCCGACGCCTatgacagagagctgcagcagctggccaTGGACGTGGGACAGGAGCTCGGCTACCAGGACTTCCTGAAGGAGGGCGTCTACTGCGTGCTGGGTGGACCCTCGTTCGAGACCATTGCTGAGTGCCGCATGCTGCACAAACTGGGCGCAGATGCTGTTG GCATGAGCACAGCGCACGAGGTGATCATTGCGCGCCACTGCGGCATGCGCGTTTTCGCCCTCTCGTTGATCACCAACCAGGCGGTGATGGACTACGACAGCCAGGAGAAGGCCAACCACGAGGAGGTCCTTCAGACGGGCAAGCAGCGGGCGGAGCAGCTGGAGCGGCTGGTTTCCACCATGGTGACCAGGATCGAGCACAACAACAACTACGCCTAA